In a genomic window of Nomascus leucogenys isolate Asia chromosome 4, Asia_NLE_v1, whole genome shotgun sequence:
- the POLD4 gene encoding DNA polymerase delta subunit 4 translates to MGRKRLITDSYPVVKRREGPAGHSKGELAPELGEEPQPRDEEEAELELLRQFDLAWQYGPCTGITRLQRWCRAKQMGLEPPPEVWQVLKTHPGDPRFQRSLWHLYPL, encoded by the exons ATGGGCCGGAAGCGGCTCATCACTGATTCCTACCCGGTTgtgaagaggagggaggggcccGCTGGGCACAGCAAGGGGGAGCTGGCACCCGAGCTAG GGGAGGAGCCCCAGCCCCGCGACGAGGAGGAAGCGGAGCTGGAGCTGCTGAGGCAGTTTGACCTGGCCTGGCAGTACGGGCCCTGCACCG GGATCACACGGCTGCAGCGCTGGTGTCGGGCCAAACAGATGGGCTTGGAGCCTCCCCCAGAGGTGTGGCAGGTGCTGAAGACCCACCCCGGAGACCCCCGCTTCCAGCGCAG TCTCTGGCATCTCTATCCCCTATGA